A window of the Polycladomyces subterraneus genome harbors these coding sequences:
- a CDS encoding VOC family protein — MIKQIATVAIYVEDQDAALQFWTEKIGFKVYRDQPMGPQGRWIEVGPENVQTRLVLYPKSMMPNWEELKPSIVFECEDIQGTYERLSANGVKFLDEPKKMQWGTFVQFEDPDGNRFVLKG; from the coding sequence ATGATCAAACAAATTGCCACAGTAGCCATCTATGTGGAAGATCAGGATGCAGCACTTCAATTTTGGACCGAGAAAATCGGATTCAAAGTATATCGCGATCAACCGATGGGGCCACAAGGAAGATGGATCGAAGTCGGACCAGAAAACGTTCAAACCAGACTGGTACTGTACCCGAAATCGATGATGCCCAACTGGGAGGAACTGAAACCTTCTATCGTGTTTGAATGTGAGGACATCCAAGGAACGTACGAGCGACTCTCCGCCAATGGCGTCAAGTTTTTAGACGAGCCCAAAAAGATGCAATGGGGTACCTTCGTTCAATTTGAGGACCCGGACGGGAACCGTTTTGTGTTGAAGGGATAA
- a CDS encoding DUF421 domain-containing protein — MSDFIETIIRTIFSVFLLIISTHIIGRQSISRLTYLHYLSSITIGSIAGNLAFDYKLSAFNLTVSVVLFSALAVLLSYLALKNRAVKRWIIGEPVILIDKGKILEKNLSKINMSLEVLSQCLRRKDIFDINEVECAIIEPDGELSVLKKSMYLPVTRKDLSLQTSNSSSPTELIVDGEIIFENLTTRNLTMEWLEKELNKRKLTPKDVNYMVLGSNQQLYIDLYQDRLNQ; from the coding sequence ATGTCTGACTTTATAGAAACCATTATAAGAACGATATTCTCCGTTTTTTTACTCATCATAAGCACTCATATTATTGGAAGACAATCCATTTCCCGTTTAACTTACTTACACTATCTCTCGAGTATCACAATAGGATCGATTGCAGGGAATCTTGCCTTTGATTATAAACTAAGTGCTTTTAATTTAACGGTTTCTGTTGTATTATTTAGTGCCCTTGCTGTTCTGTTGTCATATCTCGCTTTAAAAAACCGCGCTGTAAAAAGATGGATTATCGGAGAACCGGTTATCCTCATCGATAAAGGAAAAATTCTTGAAAAAAATCTATCCAAAATTAATATGAGCCTGGAAGTATTAAGTCAATGTTTAAGAAGAAAAGACATCTTTGATATCAATGAAGTAGAATGCGCGATAATAGAACCGGACGGGGAATTATCAGTTTTAAAAAAATCAATGTATCTTCCAGTCACTCGTAAAGACTTATCGCTTCAAACATCGAACAGTTCATCTCCTACAGAATTGATTGTAGACGGAGAAATCATTTTTGAAAATTTGACCACAAGAAATTTGACGATGGAGTGGTTAGAAAAAGAGTTGAATAAGCGCAAATTGACCCCCAAAGATGTCAACTACATGGTACTGGGTTCAAATCAGCAACTGTATATTGACTTATATCAAGACCGTTTGAATCAATAA
- the dapD gene encoding 2,3,4,5-tetrahydropyridine-2,6-dicarboxylate N-acetyltransferase gives MEMMDAHQIIQFIANSEKKTPVKVHIKGHLDQIDFGPNVKTFFNGNVGVLFGDWKEVQPVLEANKDKIEDYVVENDRRNSAIPLLDLKNIEARIEPGAIIREQVEIGKNAVIMMGAVINIGAVIGEGTMIDMNVVVGGRGTIGKNCHIGAGAVIAGVIEPPSATPVIIEDDVVVGANAVILEGVRVGKGSVVAAGAVVTEDVPPNTVVAGTPARVIKQIDDKTRSKTEIMQELRKL, from the coding sequence ATGGAAATGATGGATGCACATCAGATTATCCAATTCATCGCCAACAGTGAGAAAAAAACGCCCGTCAAAGTGCATATCAAGGGGCATCTGGATCAGATCGACTTCGGCCCGAACGTGAAAACGTTCTTTAACGGCAACGTAGGCGTATTGTTCGGGGATTGGAAGGAAGTACAGCCCGTCCTTGAAGCCAACAAAGACAAAATCGAAGATTACGTGGTGGAAAACGACCGGCGCAACTCCGCCATTCCGCTGCTTGACCTGAAAAATATCGAGGCGCGGATCGAACCGGGCGCCATCATTCGTGAGCAGGTGGAAATCGGGAAAAACGCGGTTATCATGATGGGAGCGGTCATTAACATCGGTGCAGTGATCGGCGAAGGCACGATGATCGATATGAACGTGGTCGTCGGCGGCCGCGGTACGATTGGGAAAAACTGCCACATCGGTGCGGGAGCCGTCATCGCCGGTGTGATCGAACCTCCGTCAGCGACACCGGTCATCATCGAAGATGATGTCGTCGTCGGTGCCAACGCCGTGATCCTGGAAGGTGTCCGTGTCGGCAAAGGTTCGGTGGTGGCCGCAGGTGCCGTTGTGACGGAAGATGTGCCGCCCAATACCGTGGTGGCGGGAACCCCGGCCCGGGTCATCAAACAAATTGACGACAAAACCCGGTCCAAAACGGAAATCATGCAGGAACTTCGCAAACTCTAA
- a CDS encoding aspartate aminotransferase family protein, which yields MTDWHTLDQTYIMPTVRRLPIAIDKAEGNYLYDTEGNRYLDLFTGLAVNVLGHSHPAILRALRAQGERFLHISNLFLNPPAIRLAQRLVENSIPGKVYFANSGAESTEAAIKLIHKWTVKRGEGRDGIVVMKNSFHGRTLGALRLTRQPGVYQDFPQPDFPFYEVEPENIDELRRVCETHRPAAVLAEPIQGAGGVVPLSDAYLQEMARLCEQHGILLCMDEIQTGIGRTGKLFAYQHYGLQPDLILFAKGIGGGLPLGGIIAGEKLMDLFQPGDHGTTFAPSPLSAALGNAVLDVLFEEGQMEKGRETAEYLWSRLRELKERYPEIIHSVQGKGMMIGIRTNRSAEEIADWQKTLLKEGILFNVTAKTVIRLLPPLTLTREEVDLFIERMEQYMKRTFL from the coding sequence ATGACCGACTGGCACACACTGGATCAGACCTATATCATGCCCACGGTTCGCCGCTTGCCCATTGCTATTGACAAAGCGGAAGGCAACTACCTGTACGACACGGAAGGCAATCGCTATCTGGATCTGTTCACCGGATTGGCCGTCAACGTGCTCGGCCATTCCCATCCGGCTATCCTGCGGGCTCTGCGAGCACAAGGAGAACGGTTTTTGCACATTTCCAACCTGTTTCTCAACCCACCCGCGATCCGACTCGCGCAACGCTTGGTGGAAAACAGCATCCCGGGCAAAGTGTACTTCGCAAATTCCGGTGCGGAATCGACCGAGGCAGCTATCAAGCTGATCCACAAATGGACAGTCAAACGTGGAGAAGGACGCGACGGAATTGTAGTGATGAAAAACAGCTTCCACGGTCGGACGCTGGGCGCACTGCGGCTGACCCGTCAACCGGGTGTCTATCAGGATTTTCCACAACCCGATTTCCCTTTTTATGAGGTGGAGCCGGAAAACATCGACGAACTGCGGCGCGTTTGTGAAACCCACCGACCCGCCGCCGTTTTGGCTGAACCGATCCAGGGCGCGGGCGGCGTCGTACCGCTGTCTGATGCCTACTTACAGGAAATGGCCCGTCTCTGTGAACAACACGGCATCCTGCTGTGCATGGACGAGATTCAGACCGGTATAGGTCGGACAGGCAAACTATTCGCTTACCAACACTACGGCCTGCAACCCGACCTCATTCTCTTTGCCAAAGGGATCGGCGGTGGTCTGCCGCTGGGTGGCATCATCGCCGGGGAGAAACTGATGGATCTCTTCCAGCCGGGCGATCACGGCACCACATTCGCCCCGTCACCACTCAGCGCCGCTCTGGGCAATGCCGTGCTGGACGTGCTGTTTGAAGAAGGGCAAATGGAGAAGGGACGAGAAACGGCGGAGTACTTGTGGAGCCGACTGCGAGAGCTGAAAGAACGTTATCCCGAGATCATCCACAGTGTTCAGGGAAAAGGGATGATGATTGGCATCCGCACCAATCGGAGTGCGGAGGAAATCGCGGATTGGCAAAAAACGTTGTTGAAGGAAGGCATTTTGTTCAATGTGACCGCGAAAACTGTGATCCGCCTGCTGCCGCCGCTGACGCTCACGCGGGAAGAAGTGGACCTTTTCATCGAACGGATGGAACAATACATGAAACGTACCTTTTTGTGA
- a CDS encoding N-acetyldiaminopimelate deacetylase, producing the protein MSAVSDQSLNPFIRIRRQLHQIPEPGFAEFKTQQFILDYLAGLPQERLQVRTWRTGVLMRIPGTAPRRCIGYRADMDALPLDEETTLPFKSTHPGYMHACGHDMHMAIALGVLTHFVHHPVRDDLLFVFQPAEEGPGGAQPMLESEEFRSWKPDCMFALHIAPEYPVGTIAVKPGILFANTSELFIDLVGKSGHAAYPHQANDMVLATSHLAIQLHHIVSRNIDPLDSAIVTIGKVTIGTKQNIIAGKGRLEGTIRTLSMDSMRKIKSRIEAMVRGIEESFECEATIDWGANYCQVYNDEPLTTEFMDWLRQTNIANLTVCKEAMTGEDFGYFLQKIPGFMFWLGVDTPYGLHHPKIEPNEEAIPVAIRVLTEYITWKASKET; encoded by the coding sequence ATGAGCGCCGTTTCAGATCAGAGCCTGAATCCGTTTATCCGGATTCGGCGGCAATTGCATCAAATCCCCGAACCCGGTTTTGCCGAATTCAAAACGCAGCAATTCATCCTGGATTATCTCGCGGGACTGCCACAAGAACGGTTGCAGGTCCGCACTTGGCGCACCGGTGTGTTGATGAGGATTCCCGGAACCGCTCCACGCCGATGCATCGGATACCGTGCCGACATGGACGCCCTGCCGTTGGATGAGGAGACGACGCTTCCCTTCAAATCAACTCATCCCGGTTATATGCATGCCTGCGGTCACGATATGCATATGGCGATCGCGCTAGGTGTATTGACCCATTTCGTCCATCATCCCGTTCGAGACGACCTGTTGTTCGTCTTTCAACCGGCTGAAGAAGGACCGGGCGGTGCCCAACCCATGTTGGAAAGTGAGGAATTCCGCTCCTGGAAACCGGATTGCATGTTTGCCCTTCATATTGCGCCGGAGTATCCTGTGGGAACAATCGCTGTCAAGCCCGGCATCCTGTTCGCCAACACATCGGAGCTGTTCATCGACCTGGTCGGCAAAAGCGGCCACGCCGCCTATCCCCACCAGGCCAATGACATGGTGCTGGCCACCTCCCATCTGGCTATTCAATTGCACCATATCGTTTCGCGCAACATCGACCCGTTGGATTCGGCCATTGTCACCATCGGCAAAGTGACCATCGGCACCAAGCAAAATATCATCGCCGGGAAAGGGCGGCTGGAAGGGACGATCCGCACCCTGTCGATGGATTCGATGCGGAAAATCAAGTCACGAATTGAAGCGATGGTGCGTGGAATCGAAGAGAGTTTTGAATGTGAGGCAACCATCGACTGGGGCGCCAACTACTGTCAAGTGTATAACGACGAACCATTGACGACGGAGTTTATGGACTGGCTCCGTCAAACGAACATCGCCAACCTGACGGTATGTAAAGAAGCGATGACCGGCGAGGATTTCGGCTACTTTTTGCAGAAGATCCCGGGCTTCATGTTCTGGCTGGGCGTTGACACGCCGTACGGATTACATCATCCGAAAATCGAGCCGAATGAAGAGGCCATCCCCGTCGCTATTCGTGTATTGACAGAATATATCACGTGGAAAGCTTCAAAAGAAACCTGA
- a CDS encoding RNA-guided endonuclease InsQ/TnpB family protein, translating into MRTYKFKLKPTKEQIGKIEWTLGMCRWLYNSMLEQRKFTYKRRGITLNYNKQAVELPEIKKEIPEFKEIHSQVLQDVAKRLDKAFQAFFLRVQRGEKQGYPRFQGKNRYDSFTYPQAGYKLDGKYLKLSKIGDMRIKLHRQIEGKIKTCTIKRKNGKYYACISCEVELKLSRTGRQVGVDLGVKHLAITSDGEFFDHPKYPRKAERRLKFLQRMVSRRKKGSNRRRKVVAMLAKVHEYIANQRRDTAHKISRYLVDNYDLIAFEDLNVQGMLKNHNLAMSIADAGWRMLVQFTTYKAEWAGKQVITVDPHNTSQACSECGRTVKKTLKERIHRCSCGYVADRDVNAARNILHQANGYVPEPRYGQLELNLF; encoded by the coding sequence ATGAGAACCTACAAATTCAAGCTGAAACCAACGAAAGAGCAAATCGGGAAGATTGAATGGACACTGGGCATGTGCCGCTGGCTCTACAACTCCATGCTTGAACAACGAAAGTTCACCTACAAAAGACGCGGTATTACGTTGAACTATAACAAGCAAGCAGTAGAGCTCCCAGAGATCAAGAAGGAGATCCCGGAGTTTAAAGAGATCCATTCTCAGGTTCTTCAAGACGTAGCCAAGCGGTTAGACAAAGCATTTCAAGCGTTTTTCCTTCGAGTACAACGCGGGGAAAAACAAGGATACCCTCGCTTTCAAGGTAAGAACCGATACGATAGCTTCACCTATCCTCAAGCTGGCTACAAACTGGATGGAAAGTACCTAAAGCTCTCCAAAATCGGCGATATGAGAATCAAACTACACCGCCAGATTGAAGGAAAGATCAAAACTTGCACCATCAAACGGAAGAACGGGAAGTATTACGCTTGTATTTCATGTGAGGTAGAGCTGAAGTTATCCAGAACTGGTCGACAAGTAGGAGTCGATCTCGGTGTGAAACATCTGGCTATCACGTCTGATGGCGAATTCTTCGATCATCCCAAGTACCCTCGGAAAGCGGAAAGACGGTTGAAATTTCTTCAGCGTATGGTTTCCCGGAGGAAAAAAGGGTCGAATCGTAGGCGTAAAGTGGTTGCGATGTTGGCGAAGGTTCACGAGTACATAGCAAACCAGAGAAGGGACACCGCGCACAAGATAAGCCGCTATCTGGTGGACAACTACGATCTAATCGCTTTCGAGGACTTGAACGTTCAGGGTATGTTGAAGAATCACAATCTGGCTATGAGCATTGCCGATGCTGGTTGGAGGATGCTCGTGCAATTCACAACTTACAAGGCAGAGTGGGCCGGTAAGCAGGTGATCACGGTCGATCCTCACAACACGTCACAGGCATGCTCTGAATGTGGTCGGACCGTAAAGAAGACATTAAAAGAACGTATCCATCGTTGCTCATGCGGATATGTTGCAGACAGAGATGTCAATGCTGCAAGAAATATCCTACATCAAGCGAATGGATACGTTCCTGAACCGAGATACGGACAACTAGAACTAAACCTTTTCTAG
- a CDS encoding ABC transporter ATP-binding protein, translating into MQKNIAVRVEHLSKRFGEVQAVHDISFDVLEGECFGLLGPNGAGKSTTIKMMTTLLSIDEGVIEIAGHSVQKHPTHVRESIGYVPQMLSVDGTLTGYENLLIFSKLYGLRRKEREERIAQILSLIGLEEAADRQVKTYSGGMIRKLEIGQAILHYPKVLFLDEPTVGLDPVARRGIWEHIEKLRQEHHMTVILTTHYMDEAESLCSRIAIMNKGQIAALGTVEELREKTGNPEASMDDIFAHFAGQIDNQNQEGEFRNVFRNRRTAKRLG; encoded by the coding sequence GTGCAAAAGAACATCGCTGTTCGTGTTGAACATTTGTCCAAACGTTTTGGAGAAGTTCAAGCGGTTCATGATATCAGTTTTGATGTGTTGGAAGGCGAATGCTTCGGATTGCTTGGGCCAAACGGGGCTGGAAAGTCAACTACGATCAAAATGATGACCACCCTTCTGTCGATCGATGAAGGGGTTATAGAAATCGCAGGTCATTCTGTTCAAAAACATCCTACACATGTACGTGAATCCATTGGATATGTTCCACAGATGTTGTCAGTCGACGGTACGTTAACCGGGTATGAAAATCTTTTGATCTTTAGTAAGCTTTATGGGTTACGGCGCAAAGAACGGGAAGAACGAATCGCTCAAATTCTATCGCTCATTGGACTGGAAGAAGCAGCAGACCGACAGGTTAAAACCTATTCCGGCGGAATGATTCGAAAACTGGAGATCGGACAGGCGATCCTTCATTATCCAAAAGTACTGTTTTTGGACGAACCGACTGTTGGACTTGACCCGGTTGCGCGCAGGGGAATTTGGGAACATATTGAAAAGTTGCGTCAAGAACATCATATGACCGTCATTCTAACAACACATTACATGGACGAAGCTGAATCTCTTTGTTCACGGATTGCCATTATGAACAAAGGTCAAATTGCTGCATTGGGGACAGTTGAAGAGCTTCGTGAAAAGACGGGAAATCCCGAAGCCAGCATGGACGATATCTTTGCTCACTTTGCTGGACAAATTGACAATCAGAATCAGGAAGGGGAGTTTCGAAATGTCTTCCGTAACCGCCGCACCGCAAAACGACTCGGTTAA
- a CDS encoding ABC transporter permease → MSSVTAAPQNDSVKKRNPIIQYFFHVWTIVELEARKVRKDPTDLLMRGIQPALWLLVFGQAFSHIRAIPTGHVSYQAFLTPGILAQSITFISIFYGIAIIWERDMGLLQKIVSTPIRRSSLILGKMLSASLRALFQAAVIMILAIVLGIHLNWSFISIAGVLFTVVLGGTFFSGMSMFIAALVRTRERMMGFGQLITMPLFFSSNALYPRSIMPTWLKVLATVNPMSYLVDALRGLLISVSEVHLFMDWFVLFAASVVMWLLNKALFFRILSV, encoded by the coding sequence ATGTCTTCCGTAACCGCCGCACCGCAAAACGACTCGGTTAAAAAACGAAACCCCATAATTCAGTATTTTTTTCATGTTTGGACGATCGTGGAATTGGAAGCTCGGAAGGTACGAAAAGATCCGACGGACCTTCTCATGCGTGGAATTCAACCGGCTTTGTGGCTGCTCGTGTTCGGTCAGGCATTTTCCCATATAAGAGCAATTCCGACAGGTCATGTCAGTTACCAGGCTTTTTTAACTCCGGGAATTTTGGCACAGTCTATTACATTCATCTCCATATTTTATGGAATCGCGATCATCTGGGAACGTGATATGGGGCTGTTGCAAAAAATTGTTTCTACGCCCATCAGACGGTCATCGCTTATCCTTGGCAAAATGTTGTCGGCATCCTTACGGGCGCTTTTTCAGGCGGCTGTGATCATGATCTTGGCAATCGTCCTGGGTATTCATTTGAATTGGAGCTTCATTTCAATCGCTGGAGTCTTGTTCACTGTCGTCCTAGGCGGAACTTTTTTTTCAGGAATGTCGATGTTTATTGCAGCTTTAGTACGTACACGGGAACGGATGATGGGATTTGGACAACTCATCACGATGCCGCTTTTCTTTTCATCGAACGCATTGTATCCAAGGTCAATCATGCCAACTTGGTTAAAAGTACTGGCTACTGTCAATCCAATGAGTTATCTTGTTGATGCACTTCGAGGATTATTGATTTCGGTTTCTGAAGTTCATCTCTTTATGGATTGGTTCGTTCTCTTTGCAGCTTCAGTGGTTATGTGGTTGCTGAACAAAGCGTTATTCTTTCGTATACTGTCCGTTTAA
- the sufB gene encoding Fe-S cluster assembly protein SufB: protein MAKELPDLSEYKYGFRDKDVAVYRAKRGLTREIVEEISRMKGEPEWMLEFRLKALEQFYKMPLPNEMNSKWFSILPGKLDDLDFDSITYYVKPSERQGRSWDEVPEEIKRTFDRLGIPEAEQKFLAGVSAQYESEVVYHNMQKELEEQGVIFCDTDTAVREYPELVKEYFGTVVPPSDNKFAALNSAVWSGGSFIYVPPGVKCEVPLQAYFRINSENMGQFERTLIIADEGSFVHYVEGCTAPIYSTDSLHSAVVEIIVKKNARCRYTTIQNWAPNIYNLVTKRAVAEEGAHMEWVDGNIGSKLTMKYPAVIMKGEGAKADVLSIAVAGKGQHQDAGAKVVALAPNCTATIISKSISKQGGKVTYRGLTSFGRNSQGSKANVKCDTLILDDQSTSDTIPYNEILNDDITLEHEATVSKVSEDQLFYLMSRGLSEEEATQMIVMGFIEPFTKELPMEYAVEMNRLIKLEMEGSIG from the coding sequence ATGGCGAAAGAACTGCCGGATCTGTCTGAGTACAAATACGGCTTTCGCGATAAAGATGTAGCCGTTTACCGGGCCAAACGGGGTTTGACTCGGGAGATCGTTGAGGAGATTTCCCGGATGAAGGGCGAACCCGAGTGGATGCTGGAGTTTCGCCTGAAAGCGTTGGAGCAGTTTTACAAAATGCCTTTGCCCAACGAAATGAATAGCAAATGGTTCTCCATTTTGCCCGGTAAATTGGATGATTTGGACTTTGACAGCATCACCTACTATGTAAAACCGTCTGAACGCCAAGGACGTTCTTGGGATGAAGTGCCGGAAGAGATCAAACGGACTTTTGATCGTTTGGGGATTCCGGAAGCCGAGCAGAAGTTCTTGGCAGGCGTATCGGCGCAGTATGAGTCGGAAGTGGTTTACCACAACATGCAAAAAGAGCTGGAAGAACAAGGGGTCATTTTCTGCGACACGGACACTGCCGTACGCGAATATCCGGAACTGGTGAAGGAGTACTTCGGCACGGTCGTACCGCCGTCTGACAACAAATTTGCCGCTTTGAACAGTGCGGTCTGGAGCGGCGGCAGCTTCATCTACGTCCCGCCGGGGGTAAAATGCGAAGTACCGTTGCAGGCGTACTTCCGGATCAACTCCGAAAACATGGGGCAATTTGAACGGACGCTCATCATTGCGGACGAAGGGAGCTTCGTCCATTACGTCGAAGGTTGTACGGCTCCGATCTACAGCACCGACTCGCTGCACAGCGCTGTTGTGGAGATCATCGTCAAGAAGAATGCCCGTTGCCGCTACACCACGATTCAAAACTGGGCGCCCAACATCTACAACTTGGTGACCAAACGTGCGGTCGCCGAAGAAGGGGCGCACATGGAATGGGTGGACGGCAACATTGGCTCCAAACTGACCATGAAGTATCCGGCCGTCATCATGAAAGGGGAAGGTGCCAAGGCGGACGTCCTCTCCATCGCGGTCGCAGGCAAAGGTCAGCATCAGGACGCTGGTGCCAAAGTGGTGGCATTGGCTCCCAATTGCACAGCGACGATCATTTCCAAGTCGATCAGTAAGCAAGGTGGTAAGGTCACTTATCGCGGTTTGACCAGCTTCGGCCGCAATTCACAAGGGTCCAAAGCCAACGTCAAATGCGATACCTTGATTCTGGATGACCAATCCACTTCCGACACGATTCCGTACAATGAAATTCTGAACGATGATATCACTCTAGAACACGAAGCCACGGTCAGCAAAGTGAGCGAAGATCAGCTCTTCTACCTGATGAGTCGTGGGTTGAGTGAAGAAGAAGCCACACAAATGATCGTGATGGGCTTTATCGAACCTTTCACCAAGGAACTGCCGATGGAATATGCGGTGGAGATGAACCGTCTCATCAAGCTGGAGATGGAAGGCTCGATCGGTTGA
- the sufU gene encoding Fe-S cluster assembly sulfur transfer protein SufU: protein MSLDDLYRRVIMDHYQKPRNRGRIEDGAVTVDLNNPTCGDRVSVQMRVKDGTIEEAKFLGEGCSISLASASMMTEAVKGLKVEEALRLVDLFSEMMQGKDVDFEQFPLEDIEALSGVSKFPARIKCATLAWKALEKGLKSSQASGH from the coding sequence ATGTCCTTGGATGATTTGTACCGTCGCGTGATTATGGACCATTACCAGAAACCCCGCAATCGTGGAAGAATCGAGGACGGCGCAGTCACCGTCGATCTGAACAATCCAACATGCGGTGACCGTGTCTCCGTGCAGATGCGGGTGAAGGATGGTACAATAGAAGAAGCAAAGTTCTTGGGTGAAGGCTGCTCGATCAGTCTGGCTTCCGCCTCGATGATGACGGAAGCTGTTAAAGGACTGAAAGTGGAAGAAGCCCTTCGCTTGGTGGATCTCTTTTCTGAAATGATGCAAGGAAAAGACGTGGACTTTGAACAGTTCCCGTTGGAAGATATCGAAGCCTTGAGTGGCGTGTCGAAGTTTCCAGCGCGGATCAAATGTGCCACTCTGGCTTGGAAGGCCTTGGAGAAAGGATTGAAGAGCTCCCAGGCAAGCGGGCACTAA
- a CDS encoding cysteine desulfurase yields the protein MNQYKKDFPILHQEVNGHPLVYLDSAATSQKPIQVIEAVEQYYRGYNSNVHRGVHTLGTRATDAYEGAREKVRGFINARSTKEVIFTRGTTTALNLVAHSYARTHLGEGDEIVISPAEHHSNLIPWQQAAKATGATLKYFELEPDGTIDLEKAKQIITERTKIVAIGHVSNVLGTVNPVKELAAMVHAVGGVIVVDGAQSVPHMKVDVQDLDCDFLAFSGHKMMAPTGIGVLYGKESLLERMEPVEFGGEMIDHVDLYDSTWKELPWKFEGGTPIIAGAIGLGAAIDYLQEIGMDTVEAHDRKLAAYAIEQLEKIDGLTIYGPKQDRMAVITFNLGNIHPHDVATVLDAEGIAVRAGHHCAQPLMRWLNVTATARASFYLYNSEEDIDLLVKGLQKTKEYFGHVLG from the coding sequence ATGAATCAGTATAAAAAAGATTTTCCGATTCTGCATCAGGAAGTAAATGGTCATCCGTTGGTATATCTTGATAGTGCAGCTACGTCGCAAAAGCCGATTCAGGTTATCGAGGCTGTGGAACAATACTACCGCGGTTACAACTCCAATGTGCACCGCGGGGTACACACGCTGGGCACCCGCGCTACGGATGCGTACGAAGGAGCACGGGAAAAAGTACGCGGATTTATCAATGCCCGTTCCACCAAGGAAGTGATTTTCACGCGGGGAACGACGACTGCCCTCAACCTGGTGGCGCACAGCTACGCACGGACTCATCTGGGTGAAGGCGATGAAATCGTCATTTCCCCGGCGGAACATCACAGTAACCTGATTCCGTGGCAACAGGCGGCCAAAGCGACAGGCGCGACGCTGAAATATTTTGAGCTGGAACCGGACGGCACGATCGATCTGGAAAAGGCGAAACAAATCATCACCGAGCGGACGAAAATCGTCGCTATCGGACATGTGTCCAATGTGTTGGGTACGGTGAATCCGGTCAAAGAGCTTGCTGCCATGGTGCATGCAGTCGGCGGTGTCATCGTCGTCGACGGGGCGCAGAGTGTGCCGCACATGAAAGTAGACGTTCAGGATTTGGATTGCGATTTCCTTGCCTTTTCCGGACACAAAATGATGGCACCGACCGGGATCGGCGTACTCTACGGGAAAGAATCGCTGTTGGAACGGATGGAGCCGGTCGAATTCGGCGGGGAAATGATCGATCATGTGGATTTGTACGATTCCACCTGGAAAGAATTGCCGTGGAAATTTGAAGGTGGCACGCCGATTATCGCCGGCGCGATCGGTCTCGGGGCAGCCATCGATTATCTGCAGGAGATCGGCATGGACACCGTCGAAGCGCATGACCGCAAACTGGCCGCTTATGCAATCGAGCAGTTGGAGAAGATCGATGGTCTCACCATTTACGGTCCCAAACAGGACCGAATGGCCGTCATCACGTTTAACTTGGGCAATATCCATCCGCATGACGTGGCCACGGTACTGGACGCTGAAGGGATTGCCGTTCGTGCCGGACACCACTGTGCGCAACCGCTGATGCGGTGGTTGAATGTGACGGCCACGGCGCGGGCCAGCTTCTATCTGTACAACTCGGAAGAAGATATTGATCTGTTGGTGAAAGGGTTACAAAAAACGAAGGAGTATTTCGGTCATGTCCTTGGATGA